Below is a genomic region from Persicimonas caeni.
AGCTCGGCCTCGATGCCGGGCGCAGTCAGTTCGAACGAGCCAAGAGTCGACGATTCCGCCGCTTTTTCGAACCGACGCAGGTCTCTAAAAAGGACTGGGTGATGAAGCGGCTGACTGTACTTCTCTCTTCTGGCGACGTTTGTCTTTTTGGTCGCGTGCGGTGGCGATTCCGGAGGGCAAAAGCAAAAAACTGACGAAGCAGACACCGATCTGACGGCGGATGCAGGTGACGATGTCGAGGACAACGACGCCTCCGACCAGCGGGTCTTCCAGGCATGCTCGCCAGACCCGGAGCTCATCGCGCAGCGCGCGAACTGCCAGATCGACGACGATTGCCCCTGCGGCGCCTACTGTGATTTGGGCGTTTGTGTGGCCGACTGCTCGTCGGATGGCGACTGCGGCGACGGCGAGGCATGCGACCCGTTTGGCAGGTGTCGCGGCGAAGACGCCGTTGGTACGCTGCAACTTCCGTCGGATGTTACCGGCGGGCAAGTCGACTTCACTCTCAACCAATTGGCGCTGCAAGCAGACACCGCTATTGAGGTGAGCATCAAGGTCGGCGAGCACGACGTGCCCCGAGCCCGCGTGGCTGGACGCAACGGCGCCCAGGTGCGCTGTGCTGACGGCGACGAGTTCAGCGACGAGTGTGAGTTGGAGGATCTGGAGGCCAACACGCAGGTCACCGTGGAGGTGCAGCGAAACTCGGTGGACGCCGAGAGTGAGGACGTGGCCGAGGTTACGGTGCATAGCCCGCAAGGCTCCGACAGCATCTCACTTCCCCGCCCGGATCAGCTTCCCGGGTATAAACCTGACGGCGAGCGCAATCTCGCCGGCCCCCTGCAGGGTGTCTACAGCGGCCATATCAAGCTCATCGGCGTCGGCTCGACAGCGAACGCCGGTCTCGATGAGCCGGCGACTCCCATGCAAATGAACGCCAGCGCGACAATCTGGGAGACCGGCGCCGGTGATGTGGTCGTCGCCATCGATGATCCCCTCGGTGCGCTGACCAGCCAAGCTCAGTTGATCGGCCAGGTGACCCTCGGCGCCGATGACGACGCCGATGGCATCGTCGACGGCACCGCGGCCTTCCCGGTACACCCCTTCGCAACCAGCACGGTGGCGGGACGCACGACGGAAATCATCGCCGCCTTCGACGCCGAAGTACGCACGAACACGGCGCCTAGGACGCTGAGCATGCGCATCACACAGCGCTTCGATGGCTCGGGCACCTCGACCGCCCTGTCAGCCCGCTGGCTCGTCGAACTGCGGCGCACGACCGACGTAAGCGACGTCGCCCCCGAAATTCCCGCGGATGTCACGGTGTCCTACGACCCAGCGAGCCGGCTCGGCGACAACACTCCGTGGCAAGACGCCTTCGAAGCCACCCTTGGCACCTTTGGCTACGCGAACTCCGACGCCGCGCTGGCGAGCCGATACTCCTCCTGGCTGCTCCGAGGGGGGCAGGCCCCCGCACAAATGTGCGACGCCGGCGCCGACCGCGCCCGCATTGAAACCCAAGTCGCGCGCAAGTGGACCACAGTTGACGGTATGACAAAGCAGGCCCAACCACGCGGCTACCCGCTCGACGGCCGGCTGTTTCAGCCGATGATCAATGGCAATTCGAAGCTGCTGCTGACCGACATCATCGACGCCCCCGACGCCCTCGGACCGCTTCCGGGCACCGACGGCGGCATCCCATGCGCATTCGCGTCGATGCAGGGCGAATTAACGGTCGACGCGGACTTCTTTGGTGCAGCAGAGACATCCAGCGCTGCTACCGGGGTGACCTCGTATTGCCAGATTCTGCAACAGAACACCGGCTGCGAGATCGTCACGTCGAGTTATACATTCGATGAAACCGTCAGCATGAATATCAAGGGCCCGATCGACAAGCCGGGCTCGATTCGAGTCTTCGGAGAAGTCACCGCCGTGTGCAAGCTGCCGAGTGTCCAGCCGACCTGTGCGGAGCAAATCGCCTGTCTCGAGCCGGCCGACAACACCTCGCCGGGCGAGTATGAGGGCAGCTTCTTCAGCACGACGACGCTGCCTACGTTCGGCTCGTCGACCTGCGCGTCGACCACTCGCACCGCCACCATCGACTTGGACGCCTCGGCCGCCACCAGCGACGAGGCCGTTGGTGACAAACTCCAAACGTGCCTGTCGGAACTCGAGGTGCTGGCAGACGCGCCGGGGACGCCCTCCGGTGAATTCGGAGTTGGCTTCAACGAGCTGTACGGCAGTGCGTCGTGCATCGACGTGGCGCGCCTGCTGACCAGCTTGGGCGTACAGACCGAGGCTTGGCGAGGCGAGCAGGCGCTCCGCACCGTCGACCTCATCTACCCCGCGGCCTACCAGAATCGGCTGCTGGCACGCTGGCTCGAGCTGCACGCGATGCTCTCTACCTACGGCAGTGACGTCTCCAAGCTCGCCGATGTCTTGCAGGCCGACCCGCTTCCCGGTGATGCGCCGCTTCCCGACCAGCAAAGGCTGCTCGACACGATGTTGAGCGGCTGGGATTTGTTGATGGCGCAACATATCCAAGCATCGCTCTTGGAGGCCCCCGGGGATGCGTTGGTAACGCCGGACTACCGATTCCACCGCTTCGGAACCACCGGAGACAGCACGGGCGAGCAGAACAAGGCGCTGGCGGCGGTCTTGCTGACGACCCTCGACCGCCAAGCGGGTTTCGTCAACGCGACCATCTCGAACAGTGCCGGGGAGGCCGAAGAGGAGCGACTCCAGCCTCTGGCGCGGTTCGTGCCGCGCAGTGTCTTCGCCCAAGCGTTGGCCGCCCACTTGTATCGCCGAGCCCTCGACGCCGACCCCAACCTGGCGTGGAAGGACCAGTACGAAAGAGCCGCCAGCCGCTTCACCAAGACCATCGGCCAGCTCCAGCAGACCTTTGCGAGTGTCCACTCGGGTGAAAACCCGCTAGGCATCGACGACACCGATCTGCCGCTGTACTTCCAGGCCAGCGACCGGGAAGGCGCCGACGCGCGCTTCTCGGCGATCAGCCGTTTTATCGCCGGTGACCCGACCA
It encodes:
- a CDS encoding dickkopf-related protein: MVACGGDSGGQKQKTDEADTDLTADAGDDVEDNDASDQRVFQACSPDPELIAQRANCQIDDDCPCGAYCDLGVCVADCSSDGDCGDGEACDPFGRCRGEDAVGTLQLPSDVTGGQVDFTLNQLALQADTAIEVSIKVGEHDVPRARVAGRNGAQVRCADGDEFSDECELEDLEANTQVTVEVQRNSVDAESEDVAEVTVHSPQGSDSISLPRPDQLPGYKPDGERNLAGPLQGVYSGHIKLIGVGSTANAGLDEPATPMQMNASATIWETGAGDVVVAIDDPLGALTSQAQLIGQVTLGADDDADGIVDGTAAFPVHPFATSTVAGRTTEIIAAFDAEVRTNTAPRTLSMRITQRFDGSGTSTALSARWLVELRRTTDVSDVAPEIPADVTVSYDPASRLGDNTPWQDAFEATLGTFGYANSDAALASRYSSWLLRGGQAPAQMCDAGADRARIETQVARKWTTVDGMTKQAQPRGYPLDGRLFQPMINGNSKLLLTDIIDAPDALGPLPGTDGGIPCAFASMQGELTVDADFFGAAETSSAATGVTSYCQILQQNTGCEIVTSSYTFDETVSMNIKGPIDKPGSIRVFGEVTAVCKLPSVQPTCAEQIACLEPADNTSPGEYEGSFFSTTTLPTFGSSTCASTTRTATIDLDASAATSDEAVGDKLQTCLSELEVLADAPGTPSGEFGVGFNELYGSASCIDVARLLTSLGVQTEAWRGEQALRTVDLIYPAAYQNRLLARWLELHAMLSTYGSDVSKLADVLQADPLPGDAPLPDQQRLLDTMLSGWDLLMAQHIQASLLEAPGDALVTPDYRFHRFGTTGDSTGEQNKALAAVLLTTLDRQAGFVNATISNSAGEAEEERLQPLARFVPRSVFAQALAAHLYRRALDADPNLAWKDQYERAASRFTKTIGQLQQTFASVHSGENPLGIDDTDLPLYFQASDREGADARFSAISRFIAGDPTNLDAWAPVMVQRAQDGIEALRTAYKAEHERKVREARAERDLTRWVDDVRDEYNAVLRDYCGPLTGSPVEDANFNAATCALNRDDASCTLDTVAWYRSWEADDVMGRICVADALRESTLDGDVGFAFDRVRQWTATCLGSSGATSGAVTLEDCANTADTSCLICNADTSVEELPLEATSLDLVLPGSLASMSKDAVEDWQAIKQDCRSSFPQMRLNVPLPSSPLETPGCVRGSLGEAHLDVVAAVQDIEQARAALAEHNEAYDIAMESCFILQEANDELQAARDSHQQNMQGLRLAKGIADGAAAAASGVKDCAGFVQNTDLDNPVEAIKDSGAAAAGCAAAGVETVANIASIALETEMENAQQRHENLVAGIEQQAELDICFNDAKQELIGAKTAAIELEKAVFEMQRARARVAEQTADAQRAWEDGYSYLAEIAEFPVPSGAGEPWINEEIDAYVRDYTLARRATFLAVRAVEYEFQQSLELRQAVIEAKVPNDLQTVLNELWTTSGTRSINGSRPTELLTVLSLRDDILQLGDESAWPDAFRPMSPAQRLKTVLGAEAYAVYDDEGSYAGQRIPFTIAPLGALGFETRGVPIYSENDCAERLWSLNASVVGDNLYEGSDTTFVRMDVLKKNTFFSQWCGAPPEGAERFQVASVRPSRNLFREPGLGEGVGGELGVEQGVTAFSRARIQAFLGVDRAELEDPQYANGQTSELAARGLYGEYSIFIPADVISRNGSQGLVLDRVDDILLRLDYLSVAN